The Zingiber officinale cultivar Zhangliang chromosome 9A, Zo_v1.1, whole genome shotgun sequence genome window below encodes:
- the LOC122021244 gene encoding metacaspase-1-like, which translates to MSLMLVNCSACRTPLQLPPGAKSIRCAICQAVTPVAPATAHAPVPSPGAGTPWGAPPSPHGGKRAVICGISYRFSRHELKGCINDAKCMRHLLINRFHFPEASIILLTEEETDPYKIPTKYNIRMALYWLVQGCQPGDSLVFHYSGHGAQQRSYHSDEIDGFDETLCPLDFETQGMIIDDEINATIVRPLPHGVKLHAIIDACHSGTVLDLPFLCRMNRSGQYMWEDHRPRSGVWKGTSGGEAISFSGCDDNQTSADTSALSRITSTGAMTFCFIQAIEREHGSTYGSILNAMRTAIRNAGDTMSGGAVTSILAMLLSGGSLGGGLRQEPQLTACEPFDVYTKPFSL; encoded by the exons ATGTCGTTGATGCTCGTCAACTGCTCCGCTTGCCGTACGCCGCTCCAGCTTCCTCCAGGGGCCAAATCCATCCGATGCGCCATCTGCCAGGCCGTCACCCCCGTGGCGCCCGCCACCGCACACGCACCCGTACCCTCTCCCGGCGCTGGCACGCCCTGGGGCGCTCCGCCGTCTCCTCACGGCGGGAAGAGAGCCGTCATCTGCGGGATCTCTTACCGCTTCTCGCGTCACGAGCTCAAGGGATGCATCAACGACGCCAAGTGCATGCGCCACCTCCTAATCAACCGATTCCACTTCCCGGAGGCTTCCATCATCTTGCTTACAG AAGAAGAAACTGATCCATATAAGATACCAACAAAGTACAATATAAGGATGGCTCTTTATTGGCTTGTCCAAGGCTGCCAACCAGGGGATTCTCTGGTGTTCCACTATTCTGGTCACGGTGCACAACAAAGGAGCTATCACTCAGATGAGATTGATGGCTTTGATGAAACCTTGTGCCCTTTGGACTTCGAAACACAAGGAATGATCATAGATGATGAAATTAATGCTACTATTGTGAGACCACTTCCTCATGGGGTTAAGCTTCATGCCATCATAGATGCATGCCACAGCGGCACTGTATTAGATTTACCTTTCCTTTGCAGAATGAATAG GAGTGGACAATATATGTGGGAAGACCATCGCCCGCGATCTGGTGTTTGGAAAGGTACAAGTGGAGGAGAAGCCATTTCGTTTAGTGGTTGCGATGACAACCAAACCTCTGCTGATACCTCG GCTCTCTCAAGAATCACCTCAACTGGTGCAATGACCTTCTGTTTTATCCAAGCCATTGAACGTGAGCATGGATCCACTTATGGAAGCATACTAAATGCAATGCGAACTGCCATACGAAATGCTGGAGATACAATGAGCGGAGGTGCTGTAACATCAATCCTCGCTATGCTGCTGTCTGGAGGCAGCTTAGGTGGTGGTCTGCGACAG GAGCCACAGCTGACTGCCTGTGAGCCATTTGATGTTTATACAAAACCCTTCTCTCTATGA